GCGCCGCCACCGGCCGACGATCCACAGCGTGGGCGGTGCTAACGGGCGCTGACGGCATGCCCCGCCGTCGCTCACGGCGTGGGCTCAGGTCCGGTGTCCGGTGATGGTGCTGAAGCTTCAGTGGGTGTGCTGCTTGGCCGGCGGGTTTCTCGGTGACGCCAGTTCGCTGGGATGGCGGCTTCGAGGACATCGTCGATAGTGATGACGCCAAGGATGTGGTCGCGGTCGTCGACGACGGGCATGGTGAGGAGGTTGAAGTCGGCCATGCGTCGGGTGATGTCGATGAGGTCCTCGTCGGGTCGGGCGCGGACGGGATCTGGTTCGGCCGCGTCAGAGAGAGCGAGCGCGGGGTCAGTTTGGAGGGCTTGGACCAGGCTGAGGGCGCCAACGAGTTGGCCGTCCTGGTTGGTGCTGTAGAGGGTGGTGAGCGCCTCAGGGTGCTGCGTGGAGAGGGCGCGGAGCCGCTCGAGGGTGTGGGCGATGGTGTCGTGTTCGTCGGCGGCGAGGTACTCGACGCCCATGAGCCCGCCTGCGGTGAGGCTGTTGTAGCCGAGCAGCGTGGTCACCTTGGTCCGCTGTGGGTCAGGCAGGAGGTCCAGGACCAGCTGGCGTTTGTGCTGAGGGAGGACCATGAGCGCGTCGGCTGCGTCGTCGGCTCGCATTCGGGCCAAGAGCTTGGCGACCTGCTCATCAGGCCGCGTCCGCAGTAGCGCCACTTGCTGGTCGTCGTCGAGTTCGCCAAAGACGTCGGCTTCGAGCTCGGGATCGGTGTGGACGTGGGCGAGCAGCACGTCTTGTTCGTCTCCGGAGGCGTCCTCGATGAGGTCGGCGATCTGGGCTGGCCTGAGACGGTGGAGCCGACCGAACGGTGAGCGGACGAAGACCAGGTCCTGCCCGGTGATGAGGGTTTCGAAGGAGCGCCAGTCGCGGATGGGGTGATGCTCCGGGTTGCCGCCGAGGTGAATCAGGCGACGCTTGTGCACGTCCAAGCCCCGGACGATCCAGCTACCGTCGGCGGTGTGTGCCAGCTGTGCGTCGTAGGCGCGGACTAGGGCCGCACGGTCGATGTCGATGAGTCGATGCCCGAGGATGTCGGCGAGGAGCAACACTTCCCCATGGCGTCGTTCAAAGGGACGCAGATCTAGCTCGGCGCTACGCAGCTCGACGCGGTGTGCGTCGATGTCGGCAATGCGGGCGAGGGGGACAAAGACGGTAGTCGACCCGACCCTGGCGGCGAAGCCGACCAGGATGGGGTAATCGTCACCACGCAGTGTGACGATGGCGTCGGCGATCCGGCCGACGCGCTGTCCCTTTGCATCGAGAACGGCGTGCTTGAGCAAATGGGACAACAGGACGGGTGAACCGCCCCCTGGGTTGGTCGTGGTGGTCATGGTCGGCTCCTTACTGGGTCTGGCGTGATTCGAGAGAGGAACGATCTAGGGCAGCGGGTGGTCGGGTCGAGAGGCTCATCCACCGAGGGCGATCTGGATGACGCGCACGATGACCAGGGCCATCGCGATCAGCAGGTAGCCGCGAAGCACGCTGAGCCCAACCCGGCGTGTCAGGGACAGCTCCGGACGGCGCAGCAACGCCAGCGGGGGCATCCGCCAACTCGATCGCTGGGAGCGATCAATGATGGGTTGCGGCGAGGGGTGTGCCCGGCGGTAGGCGAACATGATCACCGCGGCGACAATGCAGAGGGCGCTGCCCCCGCCGAGAATGATCAGGATCGTGGTCGAGTCGATCGAGGGGAACAGCACGGAGGCGGTCAGCACGATGGAGAGCATCACGAGAACGGCGATGACGACCGAGGTGAACAGGTTGACCCAGCGTCCATTGACCCAAGGGCCGAGGACTTCGCGGTCGTTGCAGAGCAGAAGCAGGAAAACGGTCGCCGAGGGCAGTAGAACCCCCGCCAGCGTCTGCACCCCTTCGGTGAGCAGGCCCAGCGGAGTACCCGGGATGAGCACGAGTGCGGCCGAGCCGATCAGCAGTGCGATGAACACCGCGTAGAAGCCCTTGGCCTCCCAGGGCTTGCGGTGCAGAGAGTGCTTCATGCCGAGCACGTCCCCGACCGCGTACGAGGTCGACAGGCCCACCGCGGCCGCACCGATGGTCGAGGCGTCAATCAACGCGATGGCGAACAGCACCCCCGCAGCCTTGCCGATGTAGGTCTCCAGGCCGGTGGCGACGCCAGCCGCGTCGGTGAAATTGCCTGCCTCGGGGCTTCCGGCAAATGCGGCAGCGGTGAAGGCCATCATCGCGGACGCGCCGATGATGACGATCGCGATACCGATCCACAGATCGACCTTCTCGTACTTCATGAAGCGTGGCGTGATGCGCTTGTCGATCACATACGACTGCTGGAAGAACAGCTGCCACGGCGCGACTGTGGTGCCCACGATGGCGATGATCAGTAGCATGACCGTCGACAGCTCCGCGCCCGGCGGCATTCCCGGTACGACGAAGTTGGTTCCGATGCTCGCCCAGTCCGGGTGCGACATGAAGAAGATCGGGACCAGCAGCAGTGAGCCGACGACCAGAATCATGCAGAATCGCTCGAAGCGCCGCAGTGACCCGGTGCTGGCCGCGGCGATCACGACCAGTGCCGCGACGATCACGCCAGGCACCTTCGGGATCCCGAGATAGGCCAGCCCCAGGCTGATACCGACGAACTCGGTGACGATGGTCAGGGCGTTCAGCAAGAACAGGTCGATGACGCTGAACGCGCCCCAGAACTTTCCGAACCGCTCCAAGATGAGCCGCGCGTGCCCGACTCCGGTGACCGCGCCCAGGCGCAGCACCATCTCCTGGTTGACGTAGATCACCGGGATCAGGAGCAGCAACGTCCACAGCAGGCTCGTCCCGTAGTTCTGACCGGCCTGGGTATAGGTGCCGAACGCGCCCGCGTCGTTGTCACCAACCATCACGATCAGACCTGGCCCGACGATTGCCAGCAGCGTGCGCAGCTTCCTGGAGAACCGCGTGCGGGGAGCGTCGTCTCCGACCGCGATGGTGCCGAATGCGCCTTGGATGTCTCCGACGTGCGCGGAATCGAGAACCGCAAGCTGCGTGGGCGCTGCGCCCTCACTGGGCGTGGTGTTGTTGGTCATGGCTAACCACCTCCTCCGAAGAGACTTCGGGGTAAGAGGGACAGAAATGGATCCGCGCGCTCCGCGCAGACCTGACAAAGAGAAGTGAGGGCAAGACGGCACCGCGGCACCCGCTTGGGGCTCACTAAGGGGGCTCTCGGACCACGGTGACGCCGTACGTCGACCAATGACCCGGATCAGGAGGGCAGTCACGCCCCCGGGGGTTCCGGCACTGCCTCAGACGACAGTGCGTCGGAGGGTGAACCGGCTGGGACTATGAGCGTCCGAACTCATCGCCAGTCACCTCCTCACGACCGCGGGCAACCCCGCACAGCTGCTCACTCTAGATACATTCAACGACTTGCGCAAGTGGGCTAGCACGAACCCGGCGCCCTGGCGACACAGGTCGGGAGTTCGGCGCGTCGCCCCGACGCGCCCGCGAGCGAAGCAGACTCTGTAGACCGGGCCGTGACGCGGTTGAATGGTGGGTGAACGACGCGACTGAGTGGAAGTGGGCACGCACGATGACCAAGGCAACCTCCCGACCGTCCGCACCGTCGAGACAGGCGAAGGCTCCCCCAGTTGAACAGGGTGAGCAGATCACCCTCGCCCAATTGGACGCCGCGGCCGCGACCTTCGACATGCTCTCTGTTCCGGGACGGCTGCATCTGGTCTGGCTGCTGTCCAGCGGCGAGTACGACGTCACCACTCTCGCCAAACTGACCAACGCCAATGCGCCGGCCGCCAGCCAACAACTGGCCAAACTGCGCGCCGCCGGTATCGTGAGCGCTGTCCGCGACGGACGGCGGCAGCTCTATCGCGTCGATGACCCGCACATCATCGCCGTGATCAGGCAGATGTTCAGCCACATCGCTCCCGATGGAACGCTCGCCCCCGACGGCTCACCCGACGAACAGCACTCCGCTCGCCGGCCTCGGTTCGGGCAGACATTGTCCTGAGCGGGGGTGCCGCTAGGGTCGTATGTGGGATCCGTGACCTCTCACGGTGCGCTTCGCCGGTCGCCGCTGCGCTGACCCGTGATACGTCGGGCCAGGGCGGCGACAGTCAGCAACAACGCCACAGAGGCTCCGGCGCTTACCAGGCCGATGGCAGCGTTGTGTTGGAGAAGGCTTGCCACACCGGCGGCGAGATTGACCCCGACCGCGACCTCAATGAGCACGACCCACTTGAACAGTCGCCGCCTGCGCCGCGCCCGCTCACGACGCACCTGGACCGCACCGACGACGCCCAACAACTCCTCGAGCCCGCACTCACTTCGCGGGC
The DNA window shown above is from Microbacterium laevaniformans and carries:
- a CDS encoding magnesium transporter MgtE N-terminal domain-containing protein — translated: MTTTTNPGGGSPVLLSHLLKHAVLDAKGQRVGRIADAIVTLRGDDYPILVGFAARVGSTTVFVPLARIADIDAHRVELRSAELDLRPFERRHGEVLLLADILGHRLIDIDRAALVRAYDAQLAHTADGSWIVRGLDVHKRRLIHLGGNPEHHPIRDWRSFETLITGQDLVFVRSPFGRLHRLRPAQIADLIEDASGDEQDVLLAHVHTDPELEADVFGELDDDQQVALLRTRPDEQVAKLLARMRADDAADALMVLPQHKRQLVLDLLPDPQRTKVTTLLGYNSLTAGGLMGVEYLAADEHDTIAHTLERLRALSTQHPEALTTLYSTNQDGQLVGALSLVQALQTDPALALSDAAEPDPVRARPDEDLIDITRRMADFNLLTMPVVDDRDHILGVITIDDVLEAAIPANWRHRETRRPSSTPTEASAPSPDTGPEPTP
- a CDS encoding Nramp family divalent metal transporter encodes the protein MTNNTTPSEGAAPTQLAVLDSAHVGDIQGAFGTIAVGDDAPRTRFSRKLRTLLAIVGPGLIVMVGDNDAGAFGTYTQAGQNYGTSLLWTLLLLIPVIYVNQEMVLRLGAVTGVGHARLILERFGKFWGAFSVIDLFLLNALTIVTEFVGISLGLAYLGIPKVPGVIVAALVVIAAASTGSLRRFERFCMILVVGSLLLVPIFFMSHPDWASIGTNFVVPGMPPGAELSTVMLLIIAIVGTTVAPWQLFFQQSYVIDKRITPRFMKYEKVDLWIGIAIVIIGASAMMAFTAAAFAGSPEAGNFTDAAGVATGLETYIGKAAGVLFAIALIDASTIGAAAVGLSTSYAVGDVLGMKHSLHRKPWEAKGFYAVFIALLIGSAALVLIPGTPLGLLTEGVQTLAGVLLPSATVFLLLLCNDREVLGPWVNGRWVNLFTSVVIAVLVMLSIVLTASVLFPSIDSTTILIILGGGSALCIVAAVIMFAYRRAHPSPQPIIDRSQRSSWRMPPLALLRRPELSLTRRVGLSVLRGYLLIAMALVIVRVIQIALGG
- a CDS encoding ArsR/SmtB family transcription factor, giving the protein MNDATEWKWARTMTKATSRPSAPSRQAKAPPVEQGEQITLAQLDAAAATFDMLSVPGRLHLVWLLSSGEYDVTTLAKLTNANAPAASQQLAKLRAAGIVSAVRDGRRQLYRVDDPHIIAVIRQMFSHIAPDGTLAPDGSPDEQHSARRPRFGQTLS